Genomic segment of Vulpes vulpes isolate BD-2025 chromosome 16, VulVul3, whole genome shotgun sequence:
AGAATTTTTGTACAATGTGGGAAAAATGACAATATCAGTTAcagaaaaaccccaaacaattCCTACCCCCTAAACACGGGAAACCAATCTCCTAAGTAGGAAGGAGGATAGCTTATCAAAGCTTTGGTGCCACCTTGGGGATGTTTGTTGGATTACAACTGAGTTTTGCCTTTGCCTTTAATTTATTCTGAGTGGTTTACTAGCAAATATTTAAGATCTTGTGTCCATAATCCTTTGTAATTGTTATTTGTAAGAGCTTTTTGATATACACTTCACGTATCATAATACATTCATTTCAAATGTATGTAAAACAatccaatgatttttaaaatctccaattACACAGCCATcacaattttagaaattttcatcACCCTATAAAGGTCCATACCCTTTGGCTTTTGCTCCCAATCCATTCATTTTGccctgttttctgtctttatagaaTGGCCTACtttggatatttcatgtaaatggaatgatGTAATGTACATTTTGTGTTTGGCTGCTTTCCTCATGCTCAGGGGTCATCCATGTGTGGCATGTCTTAGGCATATTCGTATTCCTTTTATAACTGAATTTGACAGTTCATTTGATGGGTATGGCctaatccattcatcagttgaacACTTGGGTTACCACTTCTTCTTGGCTCTCATGAACAGTGCTTGTGTACAAGTTTGAGTGGgtatgttttcctttccttttgtaaGAGTGGATTTTCTGGGTCAAATGGTaactgtgtttaactttttgacgAATTGCCAGACTGTTTTTCAAAGGGGCTctgccattttatattttcagcaataaaataaaggttCTGGTATGACTGTATTTTTGTATACTTCAAGAAAACTTGTAATGATAAAATGCTTTGGGCTCAGTAGTTTTCTTCAATTTTtgttagaaatttagaaagtatagCAGTATGTGCtcaccataggaaaaaaaaatcccattgagGTTGAAAATAACCCCCAATCCAGAAACTTATACATTTCtagaatttatatgtatatacatacatgtattttaagttttagaaaaggATTTTACTACATACATTTTTCCAGGTCAGTATCAGCAACATCCTATGAATTTGTATCCATTAATTAAAACACTGCCTACATAAATCAGGAAAAAGGCATTACCTGGTCTGTAAGatgttttcttttactctttgtaTCCAGGTAGTGCTTGGTGTACACCTGGGTTCACAGTCCCTGCACTCTGCCGTTCACAGGCTGCTGGCTTAGCCTTTAGTCCTTTCTTACATAAAAAGCTAAATTAATTGTCAGCTTGGGTTAAGATGGAGTAatttgttcaactttttttttttttttaagcactcaCTGAAAATGATCGAGACAGCCAGTCACCATTAAAGAATCCACTGTTGTCAACGTCAAGACCCCTGGTTTTTGGCAAGTCAAATGGTAGGTACCTCTTTTCATTATCTTCTAGCAGGATTTCATAGCTCTTGGAAGTGAACTTAACCTAGTCCCTCCCTCTGGTGAATCAACAGCTCGCTGCTTTCAGATGCTAGAAACCTTTCAAGTTGCAGGGTACTGGGTGACTGCCCCTTGACGCTACCACCATGTTTACTCCTCTTGGCTAAGGTTTCAGGGATTCTCTTGTAGCAAGAAGCACCCAGCCACCATGCTCCATTTGCGGTCAGTTACAGAACAAACTCTCCAGGGTAATCTGTTTTCAGTTTGTGTGTGGAATTTGCTTGGTGGAattcctccccaccacccagttCTACAGATGTTCCTTTTTGCTTTCACTGAATTTTAGCCtcaaatatgtattatttcctgTCTCCAGGTGATGCAATTGATTATCAGAAACAGCTAAAGCAGATGATTAAGGATTTAACCAAAGACAAAGATAAAACTGAGAAAGAGCTGCCCAAAATGAGCCAGGTATGGATCTTATTCTGTGCAGTTAACTGTTTTGCCAAATGATGTGTACAGAGTTAAGCTGGGGCTTCTCAATCTCCAAAGCTAAATCAAAGGATCTGGTAACTTCCAGGAGCTGAACATTGTGattaaaagggaaatatttaaattgtgATCCATCCAGATACACTAGATATTCTAAACTCTTCACAACAGGAGGCTGTGCcacatatttttcaagtttttatatcCTGCTCATTCACCTAGGTTGCCAagatttgtttcctagagttccaGCACTTGGGGTGAGGTAGGGGGCACTTAGAAGggattactgttttctttttggtttcttaaagATTACACTGGCTATATAATATACAGTACTGATAGGGCTCTTCAAAACTTTTGGGCAGTATCTAGAATACACTGAAGTGCCACAATGGCGTtaggtttttatttgaaaaaagattcCTCCCAAGGTTTGGGAAATGTAGGCTTTGAGTTCCTTTATTattaaggcattttatttttggttctgATGTGTACTGTGAGCCTTCAAGAGAGGAATTTAGCATGGTGTTTCTTGGTCTTATTTGATTACAGAATATGTGGGATTCACACTTTCTGGAATACTTCAAAAGTGTTGCTCTACTTTGTTGAGGAGTTCACTTTCAAATTTTCATTCTATCTCTTGAATATAGTTACATTTCAATGCTGTtggtcaattatacctcaattaaaaaaagtcaaatctcATCACCCAGAGCTACCAGTACTGACATTCTGATATATGTGACATCAATTTTAACTATAAAACAAAGGAGGCTGTCTTTACACCTTGCTTTCATATACTTCAAAATCAGGGACAGCTCTCCCACATTACTTCTCAACCACGTCCCTGTTCCTAGAGTGATCATGTAGATAAACCTCACTGAAAGTGTCTTTCATCAGATTACATACGGATTCTCCATTTGAGCAGCAGTGTGgatataatttgaaaaatcatgtatcagttttattttacagCTTTTAAGTTACTGGTTATATTTTCATCAGATGAACAAACCATAATTTTGTTTAATCATAATACTtaagctgtttctttttttctattgtaaattCTAGATGAAACATAAACAAATCTCAATAGCTTTTGGATCCATTTCTACAAGTTGATCTGCTAGGttaaagggtgtgtgtgtgctctaGGGTGCACCTTTCTGAATAGCTGTGTTGACAAACTGCACACTTCTAAGTGTGTGGTGACATTCCCTGGAGTAACTAGCTAGTACTATGTTCTCAGAGTTGAAGGgcaaattacttttataatttgctTCCGAGTACTATGTGGTTTTCTCTAAGAACTTagtatgaagttaaaaaaaaaaatgcagtatacTTCCATACTGGTTATGCTATTATATATACTTCTTTTAATTCCAGAGAGAATTTATCCAGTTCTGTAAAACTTTGTATAGTATGTTCCATGAAGATCCAGAAGAAAATGATTTGTATCAAGCCATCGCCACAGTAACCACTCTGCTGCTGCAGATTGGGGAAGTGGGGCAGCGAAGTAGCAGCTCTGGAAGCTGCTCCCAGGAATGTGGAGAGGAGCTGCGGGCTTCAGCTCTTTCTCCAGAGCAGGACTCTGTTTTTGCAGACAACAACCCTGGGAAAATTGCCCAAGATCCCCAGACATTTCCTCAAGAGGCAGAAGGGGACTGGACTGTCTCCCTTGAACATATTTTAGCTTCACTTCTGACTGAACAGTCATTAGTAAACTTTTTTGAAAAGCCACTGGACATTAAATCCAAACTTGAAAATGCCAAGATCAATCAGTACAGTCTCAAAACTTTTGAAATGAGCCGCCCATCACAGCCTGAACTCCAGTTGAGTAACCTGTAGCAAGAGAGCAGTTTGTGGAGCAGTCTGCCATACCAAAGCACGGACCAGTTTTGTGGGTCGTCAACCCTAAAATCCAGATTTTAGTCTAattcattttgagtctattttatAAGCTGGGTACCTGGGTGAGCAACGTGATAGCCACAGCTGTGGCCAGGGGAATTGATGCAAGCAACCCTCAAgcatttctatttattcttgaagAGAACTAGTTGGATATCACCAGTGCTCTAGGGTATCCATACATTAGTTTCCTTGATGCTGTGACTTGCAATCTCACTTTTATCAGATTTGCTGAAATTTCAGGGCACTTCTGCTATGATGCTAGTATGATTTTGTCTCAGATGGAACAGAAGAGTCCAATGTATTATATTCAACCACAGACAAAAGCCCAAGCTCTCATTTTTCACTTGGATAATGGGAGAGGTCACAAATCAAGTTCACTTTCAAGATCCAAGAGCCACTATCTGTGCAATTGTATTTGGCTTTTTTTGCACTAATTTTGTTTCAATGCTGGTAATTGAaaccattttaatatatttggttGTATTCACTTTGTTCTTCCAAAAATGTTGTGTACAAACCATGCTTTCAATGTTGGCCTCCAagttttttaataagaaatttttgTATTGACTTGGTCCTTGTTTATAGCTTATACTTACTTGTGTCTAAAGGTATCTCTTACCACTACCTCCCTCCCCCGTATGTTCTCAGTGAATAGTGCAAAATATAGTGGGTGATCCTCAACCCCCACTGTGCTGTGTACTACCATCACCCCTAGGGCTTCAAAAAGAGGGACTTCTTTATAGCAACATTCAGTATGTCAGGGGCATAAACATTGATAAATCTAGTTGTTGTGACACCTTGCTTTCAGcttgaatttagttttttaaatctgAGCTTCAGTTCCATGTAAACTGGGATTAAAAAGGTGAgctgtatatataaattataatctgATTACCAAAACCAGTCATTAGGCTCTTCTATACCTTTTGACAAACATTACAGATATAAACAGAAGCTTAAGACGTACTActctatttatttcattaaatctatCAATTgcatcatttatattttgttcaatGTGAAAAGTGGCTGATGGCAATTGAGTTCTATATGCTAGTCTCCAGAAAAATGTTCCTTAGAATTAACAGTATACTTCTAATGTCTCAGAAACCTAAAAGGTTTTTTCCCAGGCCAGGCTGTACTTCCAAAACACCTTTAGAAGAACCTGCTTAGATTCTACCCAAATACTCAGAAACCCTAagggctggggagaaggggcaCAGGCATGCCATTTAGGAGAAGCTCTCCAAAAGATCCTATATAATTGGGAACTGCATAAAGATTATAGTTGACTCTTGTACTGCAtaggtccacttacatgtggattttttttttttataagagcaAGGTGATTCAATAACATttcttctctagcttactttatggGTCAGGCTATTAAGTTTTAGATAGTTGAGGCTGTAGGAATCAGGACTTCTAACCTTCATGCTATTGGGAGTCAACTGTAAATTACAActagaaaaagaaacccaaaacatGGAgcagttttatacctttatttgacaatcagcgattagttctcatccacattaacaGTCTGTAGATCTGCAAAAGAAGGGACAGCCAGTCAACCTCCATACACCTCATACTTAACATTCCAAATACCTTTACTGGAAGGGTTTAGGCTAGTATCCCATGACCTTTTTACAACGAGATAGGGACCTGTTTTGTATCTTCCTCCATTTTCCCACACCATGACACAAAGGTTTATTATGTCCGTTACCTTTTCCAATTATAAGGATGCTGGGCATCTAAGTATTTGCTGGGATAGAGGAATTCGAGTTCTAAAAGAGGCTAAGGATGCTTTTCTACTCCTAATAGCTTTGTAGGATGGAGTAAAACTTACttttgaaagtggtgacaggTACGTAGGTAACCAGCGtgtagagcttgtttggtgaatcTTCATCCTCGTTACGTTTTCTGGACAACCGCACACGGATACGGTATGGAACAttcctaagaaaaatataaacgTGATGCTAAAGCCAAAGCCTCCTATCAAGAAAATAGCCACCAACAGTATGGACACCTCCTATCCCCATATCTCTAATATGCTTTGTCCTTTATTTGATTCTGATCAGGCACGACAGGTACTTATCAGTTTCCTGGAACATATACATACCCAGAGGTGGACATTAAATGATACCATCTCAGGCTGTGTATCTGTCTCAGCAGGCCGCAAccacagatactcaaccaacacAGAAACACAGCCCCAAATATGCTAGCTAGGTCTTTTGCCTCCTATTACCAACACCTACATCTCGGTTATAGGATTTGTCTGTTCAATTTAAGTTTGCAGAAACATCACTCTGCAGGCTATGTTGAACACAGAAGACTAGTGCCTCTTCAGTTTCTCTACTTCATGCACATAAGCCTCTCCTCTCACCCAAGCACAGCAACATTACAGTTGCCTATCTCCTTTTATTGGTCTGAAGACACAAAGCATTTCAAAATTCAGCACTCCTCTTGGCTTTTGTGACAACAGTCCCTGCCCCCCCTTACCCTCTTAAGGGATCTTGTTGGCcactcctttatcagatatatctcCTCTATCAGAATGCTCAATGCCAGCACTGCAGGGCTGAAATACCAGATGCAGAcagcctcctccccctgctccagcATCCTCATTACCTAGGTCTATTCCAGGAATCATACACCATCCTCCACAGTAAAACTTATCCTCCTGCTTATAAGCAGGGCTTTTCAACCTTGACACTATTGACAACTGGGCTGGATAAGTGTTGTAGGGGTGCTGCCTTGCGTGCTGTGGGATATGCAGCAGAGCCTTTGACCTGTGGCAACCCCCAGCAGTGACACCAAAaacgctcccccacccccaccccggggaggtTGGGCAAAACTGCCTACTCTTGAAAACCACTGTGCCAACGATTTCCCATTACGTCTGGAGATAAATTCAGCCTCTTCGCCATGACCTACAAGATACCATACATAGGGTCTATCCCCTTCCTAACCCTCTGTTCTCATTCACTGTTCAAGGTACTTATTCTACTCCACCTTCACCAACCTGTTCCCAGCTCATACCCAGATTTGTTCTCTCTTCATGCAATGCTCTTACCCAATCCTCACAGTGCTGGATCCATCATCTGGGTCTCCATTCAAATCCACAAAGGACTTCCTTGCAAATGCCATCCCACCCTTTGAGTAATTACCACATTTTAAGGAAATCCTTCCATACGCGTTAGCTAATTACCGAACTCACACAGACGGTGCAGAGTTGGTTAAGCTagtgtaattttaaaagttttataaaaaaagttTATAGCATAAGTAACTTTTGCAccttattcctttggcccagacagctttgttgagcctggtgtcaatgcgcacatctggagttcccatctccttcatggcaaaTTTCCGGATCTCTTTGAGTGCCCGAGGGGCACGCTTCTTGAAACCCCTGAGAGTCaaagtaaatatatgaattaaataaGCACAGAGTTAAGTGAAATGTGTAACACACTGTCCTATTTTCACAGAACAAAATCTAAACCAAACCCTAAGGAAGGAATATTCCCCTTTCCCCCATTGTGTAATGCCCAGCAACTAGTATTAATATTGGGGACACAGAAAATACACTCCACTTTCAGTAATGTGGGATAAGAGCTCTGTATATGATCCTAATGATAGGATATGCttgaatataaaatacacactataAATATGTCTTCAGATCAAATATAGATTGGCCTATCTTAAGCACAGCAGGTTTTTGGAGATCAGTACTAATTCAAAGGTTCGTTATTAATTTGGTCTTGGCTTAAAGAAAAGGGGTAGACCTAAAATTGTATACATTTCCTATTGACAACGATTAATTCTGCGGAGTTCCTGGCATGTATCAGGCATGGTCATTAACTCATATCTGTTCCAACTCTGAGTTAAATACTATTAACCTGTTGTTTACATGAAGGTATAtaaattcatttgaatttcatttttttttagttaaaaacatgaaaaaacaagACTTTAGTATAGGCTGAAATAAAATGGTTAAGCATTTGGATAAGTGAAGGCCATTTCTGGGGCAGGGAATGGCAGGGGGTGGAGACCCAGGTGTAAAAAGGTGCCCACCACTCAAGACTAAGAACGGGCCAGGTCAACTATTCACCTCTGTAATCCAGTGCAGGgactggcacataataggtgctccaCTTTTGTTAAGATGGAATTTTATGAAATCCAATAAAAGTTAACACACAGCATGCTAGAGTGACTTAATTCTGCTCTAAAACCTTTAGTGACTTCACATGCTTACAAATGACTGCCTTCCCACCCCACTCTGC
This window contains:
- the RPL31 gene encoding large ribosomal subunit protein eL31 codes for the protein MAPAKKGGEKKKGRSAINEVVTREYTINIHKRIHGVGFKKRAPRALKEIRKFAMKEMGTPDVRIDTRLNKAVWAKGIRNVPYRIRVRLSRKRNEDEDSPNKLYTLVTYVPVTTFKNLQTVNVDEN